The following coding sequences lie in one Vigna radiata var. radiata cultivar VC1973A unplaced genomic scaffold, Vradiata_ver6 scaffold_91, whole genome shotgun sequence genomic window:
- the LOC106753092 gene encoding serine/threonine-protein kinase HT1-like: MSCRERNKGEREEKEYENSSAGLKSKSARQTIGSIEDEPLTIDESLLIDPKLLFIGSKIGEGAHGIVYEGRYRARIVAIKVLHRGSTLEERVSRENRFAREVNMMSRVHHENLVKFIGACKDPLMVIVTEMLPGLSLRRYLITIRPKQLELYVAIKFALDIALAMDWLHANGIIHRDLKPDNLLLTENQRSVKLADFGLAREESVTEMMTAETGTYRWMAPELYSTVTLRQGEKKHYNNKVDVYSFGIVLWELLTNRMPFEGMSNLQAAYAAAFKQERPNLPEDISPDLAFIIQSCWVEDPNMRPSFSQIIRMLNKFILTLQPPPFSAPPEPDDEPVAVTSNGTITDFSTGNKVKFSFIRHLFSSKRTKS; this comes from the exons ATGAGTTGCAGAGAAAGGAACAAAGgggaaagagaagagaaggaatATGAGAACAGTTCTGCTGGATTGAAATCAAAATCAGCGAGGCAAACCATTGGTTCAATAGAAGATGAACCGCTAACTATTGATGAAAGTCTTCTGATTGACCCCAAGCTATTGTTCATTGGGTCAAAAATTGGCGAGGGTGCTCATGGAATAGTTTATGAAGGAAG GTACAGAGCACGGATTGTTGCTATCAAAGTTCTGCATCGTGGGAGTACTTTAGAAGAAAGAGTTTCACGGGAGAATCGTTTTGCTCGCGAAGTTAATATGATGTCTCGTGTCCACCATGAGAATCTTGTGAAG TTTATTGGAGCTTGTAAGGATCCTCTGATGGTTATTGTTACAGAGATGTTACCTGGTTTGTCACTGCGAAGATATCTGATCACTATTCGCCCTAAACAATTAGAGCTTTATGTGGCTATAAAGTTTGCCCTTGATATTGCTCTGGCCATGGATTGGTTACATGCCAATGGAATCATACATAGAGATCTGAAGCCTG ACAATCTGCTGCTCACGGAAAACCAGAGGTCGGTTAAACTTGCTGATTTTGGCCTGGCAAGAGAAGAATCTGTGACTGAAATGATGACTGCAGAAACTGGAACTTACCGTTGGATGGCACCCGAG TTGTACAGTACAGTGACATTGCGTCAAGGGGAGAAAAAGCATTACAACAATAAGGTTGATGTCTacagctttggaattgttttgtgGGAGCTACTAACAAATCGCATGCCTTTCGAAGGAATGTCGAATTTACAGGCTGCTTATGCTGCTGCATTTAAG CAAGAGAGGCCTAACCTTCCTGAAGACATATCTCCTGATCTTGCCTTCATCATTCAATCATGCTGGGTTGAAGATCCTAACATGAGACCAAGCTTTAGTCAGATTATCCGCATGCTTAATAAGTTCATCCTAACTCTCCAACCACCACCATTTTCAGCACCACCTGAACCGGACGATGAACCTGTGGCCGTGACAAGTAATGGCACCATAACTGACTTTTCTACGGGAAATAAAGTAAAGTTTTCATTTATTCGCCACCTTTTTTCTTCAAAGAGGACCAAAAGCTGA
- the LOC106753061 gene encoding uncharacterized protein LOC106753061 gives MAYRAKGHASNEVEGSFIEQYRRIYDYAHELLARNPGSTIKVKVDPVNGKPIFRRFYACLKACKDSFVSCRPIIGLDGAFLKGRHHGELLTVVGRDANDQMLPLAYAIVEVENKDTWTWFLELLIDDLGGPDVCSGLRQAVQDVVPGVAQRFCVRHLYANFRKKFLGKNLKKLMWRAALATHPQQWENIMRSIKEVNEDVFRHLMSLPPRFWSRSRFTSTTTCDTLVNNMSEAFNSVLVNTRTKPIITMLEEIKLYMMKSWSVHRLFEVRHVSQTGDNFVVDIDQYSCSCRKWSISGIPCAHALAAMKLLNIDAQQHIPACFTKSAYEEIYSSVIFPINGNNLWEVTEWPDVMPPSKRQMPGRPKKKRRLEQWELQKSNTRMSKGGLLKRCGVCREPGHNKKNCPQKNQAQEDGQQPSSLADDQPDREQPVQNSRILFVLVVVNAYHFMFQFVID, from the exons ATGGCTTACAGGGCCAAAGGCCATGCATCAAATGAAGTGGAAGGGTCCTTCATTGAGCAATATAGGAGAATTTATGATTATGCACATGAGTTATTAGCAAGAAATCCTGGGTCCACAATAAAGGTGAAAGTTGATCCAGTTAATGGCAAACCAATCTTCAGGAGGTTTTATGCATGCTTAAAGGCATGTAAAGATAGCTTTGTCTCATGCAGGCCAATCATTGGCCTTGATGGAGCCTTTTTGAAAGGCAGACACCATGGTGAGCTACTAACTGTTGTGGGTCGAGATGCTAACGACCAAATGTTGCCACTAGCATATGCAATAGTAGAAGTTGAGAACAAGGACACTTGGACATGGTTTCTGGAGCTGTTGATTGATGACTTAGGTGGTCCAGATGTGTGTTCTG GTCTAAGACAAGCAGTTCAAGATGTTGTTCCTGGAGTTGCACAAAGATTCTGTGTAAGGCATTTATATGCCAACTTCAGGAAGAAATTTCTTGGAAAGAATCTGAAAAAGCTCATGTGGAGGGCAGCTTTAGCTACTCACCCACAACAATGGGAGAATATCATGAGAAGTATCAAAGAGGTGAATGAAGATGTTTTTCGACACCTCATGAGCCTTCCTCCAAG GTTTTGGTCTAGATCAAGGTTCACAAGCACAACTACATGTGATACCTTGGTGAATAATATGTCAGAAGCATTCAATAGTGTTCTGGTCAATACAAGGACAAAACCTATCATTACAATGTTGGAGGAAATCAAACTATACATGATGAAGAG CTGGTCTGTACATAGACTGTTTGAAGTCCGACATGTGTCCCAAACTGGAGACAACTTTGTGGTGGATATAGATCAATATTCATGCTCATGCAGGAAATGGAGCATCTCGGGAATACCTTGTGCACATGCATTGGCTGCAATGAAGTTACTCAACATAGATGCACAACAACACATACCTGCATGTTTTACAAAGTCAGCCTATGAGGAAATTTATTCCTCTGTTATTTTTCCCATTAATGGAAACAATCTCTGGGAGGTAACCGAATGGCCAGATGTGATGCCTCCATCAAAAAGACAGATGCCTGGACGtccaaagaagaagaggaggttaGAGCAATGGGAGTTGCAGAAAAGTAACACCAGAATGTCAAAAGGAGGATTACTCAAGAGATGTGGCGTGTGTAGGGAACCTGGTcacaacaagaaaaattgtccCCAGAAAAACCAAGCACAGGAAGATGGACAACAACCCTCTTCATTGGCTGATGATCAACCAGATAGAGAACAACCAGTTCAGAACTCAagaatattatttgttttagttgtaGTCAATGCTTATCACTTTATGTTTCAGTTTGTAATAGACTAA